GGGGAGGCGTTCGGCTTCCTCGGCCCGAACGGCGCGGGCAAGTCCTCGACCATGCGGATGGTCTCCTGCGTCTCGCCGCGCACCGGCGGCGAGCTCAGCGTGCTGGGCATGGACCCGGACGTGGACGGCCCGAAGATCCGCGCCCGGATCGGCGTGGTGCCCCAGCAGGACAACCTCGACACCGAGCTGACCATCCGGCAGAACCTCCAGGTCTACGGCCGCTACTTCGGCCTGTCCCGCGCCGCGGTGCGCGAGCGCGCGGTGGAGCTGATGGAGTTCGCCCAGCTCACCGACCGTGCAGACGCCGAGGTGGAGCCGCTGTCCGGCGGTATGAAGCGGCGGCTCACCATCGCCCGTTCCCTGGTCAACGACCCGGACCTGCTGCTGCTCGACGAGCCCACCACGGGCCTCGACCCGCAGGCCCGCCACCTGCTGTGGGACCGGCTGTTCCGGCTCAAGCAGTCCGGCGTGACGCTCATCATCACCACGCACTACATGGACGAGGCCGAGCAGCTGTGCGACCGGCTGGTGGTGATGGACGGCGGCCGGATCGCGGCCGAGGGCTCGCCGTCCGAGCTGATCCACCAGTACTCGACCAGAGAGGTGCTGGAGCTGCGGTTCCCGCCCGGTGAGCAGAGCGCCGCCGAGGTGCGTGACCTGGCCGAACGGGTCGAAATCCTGCCCGACCGGGTGCTGCTCTACACCGCGGACGGCGAGGCGGCGCTGTCGGCGGCCCACGCGCGAGGTGTGCGGCCGGTGTCCAGCCTGGTGCGCCGCAGCACGTTGGAGGACGTCTTCCTGCGCCTGACCGGTCGGACGTTGGTGGACTGATGGGCACCGGACTCACGGGGACCGGAGCAACGGACCCGGACTTGACGGACCCAGCTGTGACGGACGCCGATGTGACGGACGCCGATGTGACGGAACCCGATGTGACGAACGCGGATGTGACCGAGCCGGACGGCGCCGGCGCGCGGGTGGTCGGCCCGTGGCGGGCCGCGCTGCTCGTGGTGGAGAACCACTGGACCTGGTACCGGCGCAACTGGCGGGCCACGGTCATCTCCAGCTTCCTCCAGCCGGTGCTGTTCCTGCTGGCCATGGGCGTCGGCTTCGGCTCGCAGGTCCAGGTGGGCGAGGCCACCGACGGCTACCGCTACGTGGTGTTCCTGGCGCCGGCGCTGCTGGTCATCACGGCCGTGCAGAACACCATGTTCGAGTCCACCTGGGCGGTGTTCTCGGCGTTCAAGTGGCAGCGCAAGTACCTGGCGATGGTGTCCACCCCGCTGACGTCCGCCCAGGTCCTCTACGGCCAGCTGCTGTGGAACGCGTTGCGCCTGGCGGCCGGCGCGATCGTGTTCCTCGGCATCGCCGTCGCCCTGGGCGCGATCACCAGCCCGTCGGCGCTGCTGGCGGTGCCGTTCGCGGTGCTCACCGGCATGGCGTTCAGCGCGCCCGCCGTCGCCTACACCGCGACCAGGGAGAAACCGGACTCGTTCAACGCGATCTTCCGCTTCCTGGTGATGCCGATGACCCTGTTCACCGGCGGGTTCTACCCGATGAGCCAGCTGCCGGACTGGATCCACCCGCTGGCCTGGATCACCCCGGTCTGGCACGGCATCGAGCTGGCCCGCGGCGTCACCTTCGGCACCCTGCGCCTGCTGCCCGCCCTCGGCCACATCGCCTACCTGTGCGCCCTGATCGCGCTCGGCGTCCTCCTTGGCCGCCGCTACTTCCACCGGAGGCTGGCCGTATGAACCGCGAGTCCTCCACCCGGGCGCCGCGGACCGACCGCTCAGGCACCGCGAACCCGCCGTCCGCGCAGCCCGGGAACGGCGCCGGCCTGCTGTTCCGGATCATCCCGCCCGGCCTGTACGCGGGCCGCTCGCACACCCTGATCGAGCGGTCCTACCTGGTCAACAAGCGGGCCTGGATGCAGGTGTTCTCCGGCTTCTTCGAGCCGCTGTTCTTCCTGTTCTCGCTCGGCTTCGGCCTGGCCCAGCTGGTCACCACCGTCGAGGGCCCGGGCGGGCCGATGCCCTACGCCGCGTTCGTGGCGCCCGCCCTGCTGGCTGCGTCGGCGATGAACGGCGCGGTGTTCGAGGCGACGTTCAACCTGTTCTTCAAGTTCAAGTACGCCAAGACGTACGACGCGGTGCTGGCCACGCCGCTCGGCCCGGTCGACATCGCGGTCGGCGAGGCCACCTGGTGCCTGATCCGGGGCGGCATCTACGCGGGCGGGTTCATCGCGGTCATGCTCGGGTTCGGGCTGATCGACTCGCCGTGGGCGCTGCTGGCGCTGCCGGCGTGCCTGCTGGTCGCGCTCGGGTTCGCCGCCATCGGCATGGCCGCGGCCACGTACATGCGGTCCTGGCACGACTTCGACCTGGTGCAGCTGGCCGTGATGCCGCTGTTCCTGTTCTCCGGCACCTTCTACCCGCTGTCGGTCTACCCGGGCTGGATCCAGGCCGTGGTCGAGTGGACGCCGCTGTACCATGCGATCGAGTTGATGAGGGCGCTGACCTCGGGTTATGTCGGCTGGGGCGCGCTCGGTCACGTCGCCTACTTCGTGGTGATGGCGTGCATTGGAGTGGTTGTCGCGGCTCGGCGGCTCGGCAAGTTGCTGTTGACCTGACGTGGTTGAACACTGGACGAACCCCGAGTACCGGAGGTCGTCGTCATGGACGTCATCACGCTGATCGGCCGCATCCTGTTCGTGTTCCTGTTCTTCGGCTCCGCGTTCGGCCACATCACCCAGACCGAGGCGATGGCCGGCTACGCCTCGTCCAAGGGCGTGCCGTCGGCGAAAGCCGCCACGTTCGGCAGCGGCGTGCTGATGGCTGTCGGTGGGTTGATGCTGCTCCTGGGCGTGTGGGCCGACCTGGGCGCGTTGCTCCTGGTGATCTTCCTGGTCCCCACGGCGTTCCTCATGCACAACTTCTGGAAGGAGACCGACCCGCAGGCCAAGCAGATGGAGATGATCCAGTTCAACAAGGACCTGGCCCTCGCGGGCGGCGCGCTGATGTTCTTCGGCCTCTACGCGGGCGCGGGCTCCGAGCTCGGTCTCACCATCACCGGACCGCTGTTCTGACTACCGCAGGCCCTGCCGTTACCCTGAAACGGTGAGTGTCGAGTCGGTCTTCCCCGCCCTGGAACCCCTGCTGCCGAGGGTGTCCAAGCCGGTGCAATACGTCGGCGGGGAACTCAACGCCACCGTGAAGGACTGGGACGCCGCCGCCGTGCGGTGGGCCCTGATGTACCCGGACGCCTACGAGGTCGGGCTGCCCAACCAGGGCGTCATGATCCTGTACGAGGTCCTCAACGAGCTGCCGGACGTGCTGGCCGAGCGGACCTACGCGGTGTGGCCCGACCTCGAGAAGCTGATGCGCGAGCACGGCGTCCCGCAGTTCACCGTGGACGCGCACCGGCCCGTGGCCGCGTTCGACGTGTTCGGGGTGAGCTTCGCCACCGAGCTGGGCTACACGAACATGCTCAACGCGCTGGACCTGGCGGGCATCCCGATCCACGCCGCCGACCGCACCGAGGACCACCCGATCGTGGTGGCCGGTGGGCACGCGGCGTTCAACCCGGAGCCGATCTCGCCGTTCATCGACGCCGCGGTGCTCGGTGACGGCGAGGAAGCCGTCCTGGAGATCACCGACATCGTCCGCGCGTGGAAGGCCGAGGGCTGCCCCGGCGGGCGTGACGAGGTCCTGACCAGGCTCGCCGAGACCGGCGGCATCTACGTGCCGCGCTTCTACGACGTGGAGTACCTGCCCGACGGTCGCATCCAGCGCGTGGTGCCGAACCGCGAGCGCGTGCCGTACCGGGTGTTCAAGCGGACCACGATGGACCTCGACGCGTGGCCGTACCCGAAGCAGCCGCTGGTGCCGCTCGCGGAGAGCGTGCACGAGCGGATGAGCGTGGAGATCTTCCGCGGCTGCACGCGCGGCTGCCGGTTCTGCCAGGCGGGCATGATCACCCGCCCGGTGCGGGAGCGGTCGATCGAGGGCATCGGCGCGATGGTGCAGCGCGGCCTGGAGGCGACCGGTTTCGAGGAGGTCGGCCTGCTGTCGCTGTCCAGCGCCGACCACTCGGAGATCGCCGAGATCACCAAGGGCCTCGCGGACCGCTACGAGGGCACGAACACCGGCCTGTCGCTGCCCAGCACGCGCGTCGACGCGTTCAACATCGACCTGGCCAACGAGCTGTCCCGCAACGGCCGCCGGTCGGGCCTGACGTTCGCCCCGGAGGGCGGCAGCGAACGCCTCCGCCGCGTGATCAACAAGATGGTGTCGGAAGAAGACCTGATCCGCACGGTCAGCGCGGCGTTCAGCGCGGGCTGGCGGCAGGTGAAGCTGTACTTCATGTGCGGCCTGCCCACCGAGACCGACGACGACGTGCTCCAGATCGCCGAGATGGCGAAGAACGTGATCCGCGCGGGCCGCGAGGTGTCCGGGCGCAAGGACATCCGCTGCACGATCTCGATCGGCGGGTTCGTGCCCAAGCCGCACACCCCGTTCCAGTGGGCCGCGCAGTGCGACCCGGAGACCGTGGACGACCGGCTGCGCAAGCTGCGCGACGCGGTGAACTCCGACCGCGGCCTTGGCCGGAACATCGGCATGCGCTACCACGACGGCAAGCCGTCGCTGATCGAAGGCCTGCTGTCGCGCGGCGACCGGCGCATCGGCCTGGTGATCGAACGGGTGTGGCGCGAGGGCGGCCGGTTCGACGGCTGGTCCGAGCACTTCTCCTACGACCGCTGGGTCAAGGCCGCCGAGACCGAGCTGACCCCGCTGGGCGTGGACCTGGCCTGGTTCACCACGCGCGAGCGCGAAGAGCTGGAAGTCCTGCCGTGGGACCACCTGGACTCGGGGCTGGACAAGGAATGGCTCTGGTCGGACTGGCAGGACGCGCTGGACGAGCGTGAGCAGGACGACTGCCGCTGGACGCCGTGCTTCGACTGCGGTGTGTGCCCGGCGATGGGCACCGACATCGAGGTCGGCCCCACAGGTCGCACGCTGCTGCCGATCTCGCCGGTCGGCACGGGCTCGCCGGTGCGCAACCCCACGCTGGCGAACGGCTAAGGGTCCGCAGACCTCGGCCGCCTCGACCCGGATCGCACGCACGGGCACACCCGTGCCGCCGCACGCACCTGCGGCGCCTGGTCCGGGTCGGGGTTGCGGGCGTACCGCAGCCGCCCGTCGTCCAGCACCCGGAACACCTTGGGCGCCTGGGCCTGGCCGCAGCGCGTAGTGCCTGCACCGCTCGTGGTCGACCGTCCGCCCCGACATCGTGGCGACGTCCCACACCCCGTTGTCGTGTTCCGAGACCGCGAGCACCACGTGCGCATTGCACTCCGAAATGTGCACCAGGACCGTCCGGTGGCGTTATCCGTATCCTTTCAGAACCAGTGGCTCGGAGCCTGTTCTTGTAGTACGTTCGGCATGGTCTCATTCGCCCCCGCCGCATGCGTACTCCGGGAGGTTGGGTACTCCATGAATTCACTGGGCGGTGTCGGGGTGGGCGACAAGGGATCCGGTGAAGAACTCGTCACCGTGCTCTACGTGCAGTTCAAGGGCGCGCTGTACGCCCATGTGCTCGGCCTGACCAACCACGACCGGCAGTGGACCGAGGACGTGGTCCAGGAGACCTTGATCCGCGCCTGGCAGAACGCCGAGACGCTGGTCCGCGACCCGCGGATGCTGCGGGGTTGGCTGGTCACGGTGGCCAGGAGGATAGTCATCGACGGGTGGCGCACGCGGCAGGCCAGGCCGCAGGAAGTTGAGCTGACCAGCCCGGACGCGGTCGAGGTCCCGGACGAGACGGAGCAGCGGCTGTCCATCATGGTGATCAACGACGTGATCGGCAGGCTCGGCGCCGAACACCGCGCGGTCATTTACGAGACGTACGTCTGCGGCCGTACCGTGCGTGAAGCGGCGTTGGTGCTCGGCATTCCGGAGGGCACCGTGAAGTCACGGGTCTACAACGCGATGAAGATCCTGCGCCGCGCGTTACGCGAATGGCACTGAAAAAGCCGGGCATCGGCACCGGGAAGAAATACCCGGACGACGGCGCGGTTATTGTCCGTACGGCCGGCGAATCTACTCGTGGAAGTCGGACCTCGATTCTCGCGGAAGCCCGGCGGGACGTCTCTACGGTGGGCACCGAAGGAAATCAGGGGGCAGGGATCGCGGTCCTTCGGTACCGAGAGGGCTGGACAGGTGTCCTACCGTGGTGGTCCCGATCGACCGCCCCGGCTGCGCCGCAGCAGATCGGAGCCTTCCGGTGACTTCCGCGAACCCGACACCGCTCCACGGCCGGGACGGCGAACTGAGCGCCGCTCGGGAACTGCTGCGCGGAGTGCTGGCGGGCCGCACCACGACGCTGCTCGTCACCGGCGAGATCGGCGGCGGCAAGTCCGCTCTGCTGACCGCGATCGCCGACGAGGCGCGTGACCTCGGCTTCCCGGTGGCGACGGCGGCCGGCGCCCGGCTGGAGAGCGACCTGCGCGGCGGCGTGGTCGGCCGGCTCGGGGAAGGGCTGCACGACGGCCCCGCCGAATCGCTGGACTGGTTCTACCGCGTGGTCCGGGAGGCGCTGGGCCGCGGGCCACTGCTGCTGGTCGTGGACGACGTGGACCTGTCCGACAGCTGGTCCCTCCGCTGCCTGGCATACGTGCTGCGCCGTGTCGCCGACCAGCCGTTGGCGGTCGTGCTCGGCGCGACCACGGGCCAGCCGCCGCTCGGCGACGTGACGCTGTCCGAGCTGGTCGGCATGCACCACGAGCACATCGAACTGGCCGGGCTGGACGTCACGGCGGTGGCCGCGCTCGTCGGCGACGCGCCCGCGTCCGTCTGCCGGGACGTCACAGGCGGCAACCCTGGCCTGCTGGCCGCGTTGGCAGACCAAATCCCCACCGCGGCGGACGTGCGCACGCTCGGCTCGGCGGACATCGGCGCGGCGCTGCGCGTGCGGCTGCGTCGTTACGGGGGCGCGGTGGAGGCGGTGCGCGCCGCGGCCGTGCTGGGGGAGGACGCGACCGTGGACCGGCTCGCCGCGATGGCGGGCGTCGAACCGCGCAGCGGGCTGCGGATCATCGACGGCCTCGTGCGGCTGCACGTGTTCCGCGACGACTACCCGCTCGGCTTCGTCCACCCCTACCTGCGCAACTCCGTGCTGGCGGACGTCCCGGTCGCCACCAGGGCCGCCGACCACGCTCGTGCCGCCGTGCTGCTGCGGGACGCGGGCGCGCCGGACGAGCGGATCGCCGAGCACCTGCGTGAAGCGCCCGCCGTGCCGCTCCCGTGGGGCGTGGAAATCCTGCGGCGTGCCGCCCGCGAAGCGATCTACGACGACCGGCTGGACGCGGCACAGGACTACCTGGAGCGCGCGCTGGAGGAACGCCTGTCGTCCGACGAACGCCTCGCCGTGCAGCTGGAACTGGTCCACGTCACGTTCCTGGTCGACCAGGAAGCCGGCATGGCCCGGCTGCGGGACGCGCTCGCGCACGCCGACGACGCCAGGTCCGCCGCCGGCCAGGCCGTCACCATGCTGCTGAGGCTGTGCAGCGGCCCGGAGGCACGCCTCGCGGTGTCGATAGGCCTGCAACTGGCGTCCCGCCTCACCTCCCAGGAGCACGACGAGTCGTGGGAGCTCCGGGTCATGGCGTACCTCGCCAGCGCGGGCAACGACGTCGCCCTCGCGCTGCGCGCCAGCATGTTCACCGACGAGCTGGAGTCGGAGGTGCCGCACTCGCCGCGGCTGCGCCAGGTCCACTCCGCGTTCCTCTCGCTCGGGCACGCGTTGCGCGGCGAGTCGGCCGAGGACGCCCTGCGGTACGCGGCCGAGGCGTTGGAGGGCGAACGCGTCGACGTGTTCGTGCAGCCGTTCGTGTTCACCGTCAGCACGTGCTTCATGGCGGACGCGCCGGAGCTGTCCGACCGGTTCCGCCGCATGATCGGCAGCGAGACCGAGCCGCACGACTACCACCTGCGCAAGGGCACGGTCGTGTCGATGGCGCACGGCATGGACTTCCTCGCACGCGGCGATCTGGTGCGCGCCAAGACGTTCCTCAAGTGGCAACTGCGACTGTTCGATGAGTTGGGCTCGGTCGCCGTGTGCCCGATGGCGATCCTGTGCGCGGCCCGGCTGGCGGAGGTTTTGGTCGACCTCGGCCGGTTCGAGGAGGCGCGGGACCTGGTGGCGCGCTACGGCTTCGCCGACGACCTGCCGGAGCTGTTCCAGCACAACCTGACCTTGTACGCGCGGGGCAAGCTCAAACTCGCCCTCGACGACCCGCGTGGCGCGTTGGCGGACCTGCTCGAATGCGGGCGAAGACTGGGCGCGTCCAAAATAGACAGCCCAGCGATCCTGCCGTGGCGTGCGCCGGCGGTGCGGGCGCACCTCGCGCTCGGACGCCGTGAGGCCGCAGTCCGACTGGCAGCCGAAGACCTGGCCCGTGCCAAGCGCTGGGGCACACCGCGCGCGATGGGCACCGCGCTGATCTCCGTCGGCCTCACCGCGGACGACGACGCCGCGACCCGCGCGTTGGCCAAGGCGGTGGAGTACCTGACCGAGTCGGTCGCCCGCCTGCTGCACGCGGAGGCGCTGCTGGAGCTGGGAGCGCAGTTGCGCCGTCGTGGCCGGGCCGAGCGCGCCATCCCGCACTTGCGGCAGGCCGTCGAGCTGAGCGCCCGGTGCGAGTCCAAGCCGTTGATCCGCCGGGCCGCCGAGGAACTGCGTGCCTGCGAACCGGCCACCGCCCACGGCACCGTGCACGGGTTGACCAAGCAGGAGACCCGCGTCGCCGGCATGGCCGCCCAGGGCCTGACCAACCGGCAGATCGCCGAAGCCCTGTTCCTCACCCGCCGCACGGTCGAGCTGCACCTGTCCGGCGCCTACCGCAAGCTCGGCATCGCCGGCCGAGCTGACCTCGCGGGGGCGTTGCGCCGCCAGGGGCAGTACTCAGCGTGACCCGTCGTCCGGTCCGGATTGCACGGCCGCCAGCGCGTCGACCAGCCCGTGCCCGTAGAAGCCGTTGTACTCCGAATAGCCGGTGCAGAACGCGTCCTGCACACCCGTGCCGTTGAGGTCGTAGTCCGCCGGGCACGGCAGCGTCTCCGCCTGCGCGTTGAGCATCCGGGTCAGGTCGTTGGCGCTCGCCTGGGGATGCGTGGACGCCAGCAGCGCCGCCACCCCCGACACATGCGGCGCGGCCATCGACGTGCCGCACGAGTAGTCGTACCCGGCGGCCGGCACTGTCGACAGCACGCACCCGGACTTCGCGTCGTCCGGCGGCTGCCTGCGGTCGCCGCCCGGCGCCGTCACGTCCACCGCGCCCAGCCCGTACGAGCTGTACCCCGCCTTGACCTTCTCCGCGCCCACCGACGACACCGCCACCACGTTGCGCAGCTGCGCCGGAAGCACCAGGCACGTGTTGTCCACCGGCCGCGGCTTCACGTCCTCCGGCGCGGCGTTGGTCGGGCTCAGCGCGTCGTGCCCCGGTTTGGTCAGGTCGGCCGCCGAGTTGCCCGCCGCCGCCACCGTCAGCACGCCCTGCGAACCCGCGTACTCGACCGCACGCCGCACGGCCTCGTAGACCACGGACTGCCCCTGCTTGTTCTGGCAGGTGAACACCCACGGGTCGATGAAGTAGCTGTTGTTGGTGATGGTCATGCCCTGCTCGGCGGCCCACATGAACCCGCACACCGCGTACTCGGGGTAGATGAAACCGGCGTCGTCCACGACCTTCACCGACGCGATCCGCACGCCCGGCGCGACACCCGTGGTGCCCAAGCCGTCGTCGGCCGCCGCGATCGTGCCCGCAACGTGCGTGCCGTGCCCGGACGTCGTCGGCGACCACGCCGCGGGCGTCGGATCGGCCACACCGGACGTGCAGCCCGCGGACAGCGCCGGGTCGAGCGCGCCGACCAGGTCCGGGTGCGCCGGGTCGATGCCCGAGTCGAGCACGCCGACCACCACGTCCCGGCTGCCGGTGCTCACCGCGTGCGCCTCGGCCGCCCGGATCAGGTCCATGTCCCACTGCTCGGCGGTGCGGTCCACCGCACCCGTCGAAGCGCGCGCTCCGGCCGCCTCGTCGTCCGGCTTCTTCTGCCGGCCCTCTTTCGGCGTGGCGGGCGCGCCGGTGCGCTTGGAGAGGCCGTCGAACTGCGCGCTGTACGCCCGGTCGACGCCCATCCGGCGGCCGAACCGGGGATCGGCGGACACGGCGACGGCCACCGCGATCTGCGGGTAGTACCGGGTCGTGGTGCCGCACGCGGCGGCGACCTGGGCCTCGGCCAGCGGCGCGCTCGTCTCGGCGGAGAAGACCACCAGGTAGCGCAGGGTCGGACCGGGCTGGACGCAGCCCGGCGCGGTCGCCGGCTCCTCCGCGGGGTGGGCCGCCGCGGGCGTGGTCGCCACGAAGCAGCCGGCCGCGA
This is a stretch of genomic DNA from Saccharothrix ecbatanensis. It encodes these proteins:
- a CDS encoding helix-turn-helix transcriptional regulator, giving the protein MTSANPTPLHGRDGELSAARELLRGVLAGRTTTLLVTGEIGGGKSALLTAIADEARDLGFPVATAAGARLESDLRGGVVGRLGEGLHDGPAESLDWFYRVVREALGRGPLLLVVDDVDLSDSWSLRCLAYVLRRVADQPLAVVLGATTGQPPLGDVTLSELVGMHHEHIELAGLDVTAVAALVGDAPASVCRDVTGGNPGLLAALADQIPTAADVRTLGSADIGAALRVRLRRYGGAVEAVRAAAVLGEDATVDRLAAMAGVEPRSGLRIIDGLVRLHVFRDDYPLGFVHPYLRNSVLADVPVATRAADHARAAVLLRDAGAPDERIAEHLREAPAVPLPWGVEILRRAAREAIYDDRLDAAQDYLERALEERLSSDERLAVQLELVHVTFLVDQEAGMARLRDALAHADDARSAAGQAVTMLLRLCSGPEARLAVSIGLQLASRLTSQEHDESWELRVMAYLASAGNDVALALRASMFTDELESEVPHSPRLRQVHSAFLSLGHALRGESAEDALRYAAEALEGERVDVFVQPFVFTVSTCFMADAPELSDRFRRMIGSETEPHDYHLRKGTVVSMAHGMDFLARGDLVRAKTFLKWQLRLFDELGSVAVCPMAILCAARLAEVLVDLGRFEEARDLVARYGFADDLPELFQHNLTLYARGKLKLALDDPRGALADLLECGRRLGASKIDSPAILPWRAPAVRAHLALGRREAAVRLAAEDLARAKRWGTPRAMGTALISVGLTADDDAATRALAKAVEYLTESVARLLHAEALLELGAQLRRRGRAERAIPHLRQAVELSARCESKPLIRRAAEELRACEPATAHGTVHGLTKQETRVAGMAAQGLTNRQIAEALFLTRRTVELHLSGAYRKLGIAGRADLAGALRRQGQYSA
- a CDS encoding ABC transporter permease, giving the protein MNRESSTRAPRTDRSGTANPPSAQPGNGAGLLFRIIPPGLYAGRSHTLIERSYLVNKRAWMQVFSGFFEPLFFLFSLGFGLAQLVTTVEGPGGPMPYAAFVAPALLAASAMNGAVFEATFNLFFKFKYAKTYDAVLATPLGPVDIAVGEATWCLIRGGIYAGGFIAVMLGFGLIDSPWALLALPACLLVALGFAAIGMAAATYMRSWHDFDLVQLAVMPLFLFSGTFYPLSVYPGWIQAVVEWTPLYHAIELMRALTSGYVGWGALGHVAYFVVMACIGVVVAARRLGKLLLT
- a CDS encoding ABC transporter ATP-binding protein is translated as MTSTLVHAKGLTKHFGSFEAVRGIDVEVAKGEAFGFLGPNGAGKSSTMRMVSCVSPRTGGELSVLGMDPDVDGPKIRARIGVVPQQDNLDTELTIRQNLQVYGRYFGLSRAAVRERAVELMEFAQLTDRADAEVEPLSGGMKRRLTIARSLVNDPDLLLLDEPTTGLDPQARHLLWDRLFRLKQSGVTLIITTHYMDEAEQLCDRLVVMDGGRIAAEGSPSELIHQYSTREVLELRFPPGEQSAAEVRDLAERVEILPDRVLLYTADGEAALSAAHARGVRPVSSLVRRSTLEDVFLRLTGRTLVD
- a CDS encoding sigma-70 family RNA polymerase sigma factor, which codes for MNSLGGVGVGDKGSGEELVTVLYVQFKGALYAHVLGLTNHDRQWTEDVVQETLIRAWQNAETLVRDPRMLRGWLVTVARRIVIDGWRTRQARPQEVELTSPDAVEVPDETEQRLSIMVINDVIGRLGAEHRAVIYETYVCGRTVREAALVLGIPEGTVKSRVYNAMKILRRALREWH
- a CDS encoding ABC transporter permease: MTDADVTDADVTEPDVTNADVTEPDGAGARVVGPWRAALLVVENHWTWYRRNWRATVISSFLQPVLFLLAMGVGFGSQVQVGEATDGYRYVVFLAPALLVITAVQNTMFESTWAVFSAFKWQRKYLAMVSTPLTSAQVLYGQLLWNALRLAAGAIVFLGIAVALGAITSPSALLAVPFAVLTGMAFSAPAVAYTATREKPDSFNAIFRFLVMPMTLFTGGFYPMSQLPDWIHPLAWITPVWHGIELARGVTFGTLRLLPALGHIAYLCALIALGVLLGRRYFHRRLAV
- a CDS encoding S8 family peptidase codes for the protein MPLHRRVQAVAVSAALLAAGCFVATTPAAAHPAEEPATAPGCVQPGPTLRYLVVFSAETSAPLAEAQVAAACGTTTRYYPQIAVAVAVSADPRFGRRMGVDRAYSAQFDGLSKRTGAPATPKEGRQKKPDDEAAGARASTGAVDRTAEQWDMDLIRAAEAHAVSTGSRDVVVGVLDSGIDPAHPDLVGALDPALSAGCTSGVADPTPAAWSPTTSGHGTHVAGTIAAADDGLGTTGVAPGVRIASVKVVDDAGFIYPEYAVCGFMWAAEQGMTITNNSYFIDPWVFTCQNKQGQSVVYEAVRRAVEYAGSQGVLTVAAAGNSAADLTKPGHDALSPTNAAPEDVKPRPVDNTCLVLPAQLRNVVAVSSVGAEKVKAGYSSYGLGAVDVTAPGGDRRQPPDDAKSGCVLSTVPAAGYDYSCGTSMAAPHVSGVAALLASTHPQASANDLTRMLNAQAETLPCPADYDLNGTGVQDAFCTGYSEYNGFYGHGLVDALAAVQSGPDDGSR
- a CDS encoding DoxX family protein gives rise to the protein MDVITLIGRILFVFLFFGSAFGHITQTEAMAGYASSKGVPSAKAATFGSGVLMAVGGLMLLLGVWADLGALLLVIFLVPTAFLMHNFWKETDPQAKQMEMIQFNKDLALAGGALMFFGLYAGAGSELGLTITGPLF
- a CDS encoding TIGR03960 family B12-binding radical SAM protein, which gives rise to MSVESVFPALEPLLPRVSKPVQYVGGELNATVKDWDAAAVRWALMYPDAYEVGLPNQGVMILYEVLNELPDVLAERTYAVWPDLEKLMREHGVPQFTVDAHRPVAAFDVFGVSFATELGYTNMLNALDLAGIPIHAADRTEDHPIVVAGGHAAFNPEPISPFIDAAVLGDGEEAVLEITDIVRAWKAEGCPGGRDEVLTRLAETGGIYVPRFYDVEYLPDGRIQRVVPNRERVPYRVFKRTTMDLDAWPYPKQPLVPLAESVHERMSVEIFRGCTRGCRFCQAGMITRPVRERSIEGIGAMVQRGLEATGFEEVGLLSLSSADHSEIAEITKGLADRYEGTNTGLSLPSTRVDAFNIDLANELSRNGRRSGLTFAPEGGSERLRRVINKMVSEEDLIRTVSAAFSAGWRQVKLYFMCGLPTETDDDVLQIAEMAKNVIRAGREVSGRKDIRCTISIGGFVPKPHTPFQWAAQCDPETVDDRLRKLRDAVNSDRGLGRNIGMRYHDGKPSLIEGLLSRGDRRIGLVIERVWREGGRFDGWSEHFSYDRWVKAAETELTPLGVDLAWFTTREREELEVLPWDHLDSGLDKEWLWSDWQDALDEREQDDCRWTPCFDCGVCPAMGTDIEVGPTGRTLLPISPVGTGSPVRNPTLANG